Proteins encoded together in one Prevotella scopos JCM 17725 window:
- a CDS encoding HU family DNA-binding protein, with protein MNKTELIEKIAANAEVSKAVAKKALDATTEAIKEALAAGDKVQLVGFGTFATTERPAHEGINPRSKEKITIAAKKVAKFKAGAELADAVNK; from the coding sequence ATGAACAAAACAGAACTGATTGAGAAGATTGCAGCTAATGCAGAGGTAAGCAAGGCTGTCGCTAAGAAAGCTTTGGATGCTACTACAGAAGCTATTAAGGAAGCACTCGCTGCTGGTGATAAGGTACAACTCGTAGGTTTTGGTACTTTCGCTACAACTGAGCGCCCAGCTCACGAGGGTATTAACCCAAGATCAAAGGAGAAGATTACGATTGCTGCTAAGAAGGTTGCTAAGTTCAAGGCTGGTGCTGAGTTGGCAGATGCAGTAAACAAATAA
- a CDS encoding histidine kinase: MEKGLWMLLLCFLALPVGAQNEKGNSETAKSVEMKEVTVEAARVTKKLDGLLIIPSDAQREAATDGYSLLAKLSLPRIRVDEVMRTIVPLSNNGTVQLRLNGTLASKEDLLSLDPKLVKNIDFIDNPGVRYGDGIGYVIDIRTKRNTTGYVLGADLSNSVTTVNGGNTLYAKYNHKNSELAFTFTSLYKDQRGFRSSESADYTLNNGSHYLVSRNQTDGRSRHFGNQFEIKYSLADSATYVFQANLSVGGGNTPGNYADFVYRDGTIEQTYRTIDVSSDFSPTLDLYFFHQLGKHQSVTANVVGSGIYTDKRGYNGEGRTYAYDVDGRTWSLESEAIYENKLKPFTLSAGLEHSVSFTNNEYTGDVSALNKMRRGELYLFSEVKGRWKRLGYSAGVGMANKTYSQEDYNFDYWTFRPKLTLSYEILTGLNARYTFETYRRVSSYAMVSDARIRENSREWKVGNPNLQPSRVIKNIIDVSYNGRRVSGGMNMEYRRDLGSNMSVYERTATDEFLYSQQNIGNIMMFVVQNYVRYDVVPERLSVTLFGGINRFFNISSLYRHHLTSYNYGGNIQAYLGRWTLTGYADNGWRFVEGEHEGRNGAAVYLGVSYRWKKCNVSLFLQHPFQQHPAIQRGKVLNENLHKEYIYRSRDLGNMITLRFSWKLSKGKDYKEIDKKVQHERNKQTGIM, translated from the coding sequence ATGGAAAAAGGTTTATGGATGCTGTTGTTATGCTTTCTTGCACTTCCTGTTGGTGCCCAGAATGAGAAAGGAAACAGTGAGACGGCAAAGAGTGTAGAGATGAAAGAGGTGACAGTTGAGGCTGCACGAGTGACGAAAAAGCTTGATGGTCTGCTGATTATACCGTCTGATGCACAGCGAGAAGCGGCAACGGATGGATATAGTCTGCTTGCAAAGCTATCTCTTCCACGTATCAGAGTAGATGAGGTGATGCGTACCATTGTGCCTTTATCGAACAATGGAACAGTTCAACTTAGGCTGAATGGAACCTTGGCAAGTAAAGAAGACCTGCTTTCACTGGACCCAAAACTTGTAAAAAACATCGATTTCATCGATAATCCGGGAGTTAGATATGGTGACGGAATAGGCTATGTCATTGACATTCGGACGAAGCGTAACACCACTGGTTACGTTCTCGGAGCAGATTTATCGAACTCTGTTACGACAGTAAATGGCGGTAATACGCTCTATGCAAAGTACAATCATAAGAATTCAGAACTGGCTTTTACCTTTACTTCCCTTTATAAAGACCAGCGTGGTTTTCGGTCTTCGGAATCGGCTGACTATACCTTGAACAACGGTAGTCATTATCTGGTTTCACGCAATCAGACCGATGGCAGGAGTCGTCATTTTGGTAATCAGTTTGAGATAAAGTATAGTCTTGCCGACTCGGCTACGTATGTTTTCCAAGCGAATCTGTCAGTGGGAGGAGGCAATACGCCTGGTAATTATGCTGATTTTGTGTATCGAGATGGAACGATAGAACAGACTTATCGGACGATTGATGTATCAAGTGATTTCTCTCCAACTCTTGATCTTTATTTTTTTCATCAGCTTGGTAAGCATCAGAGTGTTACGGCTAACGTTGTTGGTTCGGGTATTTACACGGACAAGCGGGGATATAATGGAGAAGGGAGAACTTATGCCTATGATGTTGATGGTCGTACTTGGTCGCTGGAGAGTGAAGCTATTTATGAGAATAAACTCAAACCTTTCACCCTTTCTGCAGGTTTGGAACACTCGGTGTCGTTTACAAATAATGAATATACTGGTGATGTATCTGCTCTTAACAAGATGCGAAGAGGAGAACTTTATCTATTCTCTGAGGTGAAAGGACGGTGGAAGCGATTAGGCTATTCGGCTGGCGTTGGTATGGCTAACAAAACCTATTCTCAGGAAGATTACAACTTTGATTATTGGACTTTTCGCCCAAAGTTGACGTTAAGTTACGAGATTTTGACAGGATTAAATGCACGTTACACCTTTGAGACCTATCGTCGTGTGTCCTCATACGCTATGGTGAGCGATGCAAGAATCAGGGAAAACAGCCGGGAATGGAAGGTTGGAAATCCTAATTTGCAACCTTCAAGAGTCATTAAGAATATTATTGATGTCAGTTATAATGGTAGGCGTGTGAGCGGTGGTATGAATATGGAATACCGACGTGACCTTGGGAGCAATATGAGCGTGTATGAACGTACGGCAACAGATGAGTTCCTTTATTCGCAGCAGAACATTGGTAATATCATGATGTTTGTTGTACAGAATTATGTGAGGTATGATGTAGTGCCAGAGCGTCTGTCTGTAACACTTTTCGGAGGTATCAATCGTTTTTTTAATATCAGTAGTCTGTATCGTCATCATCTTACAAGTTACAACTATGGTGGTAACATTCAGGCTTATCTCGGGCGATGGACATTGACAGGATATGCCGATAATGGATGGCGGTTTGTTGAAGGCGAGCATGAAGGAAGGAATGGTGCTGCTGTCTATTTAGGTGTTAGTTACAGATGGAAGAAGTGTAATGTGTCGCTCTTTTTGCAGCATCCTTTCCAACAGCATCCCGCTATACAGCGTGGTAAGGTACTGAATGAAAACCTCCATAAAGAGTATATTTATCGTAGCAGAGACTTGGGTAATATGATAACTCTTAGGTTTAGTTGGAAGTTGTCAAAGGGTAAGGACTATAAGGAGATTGATAAGAAAGTGCAGCATGAGAGGAATAAACAGACGGGAATAATGTAG